In Acidianus brierleyi, one genomic interval encodes:
- a CDS encoding DUF2173 family protein has translation MKIKGYLGHVKVDNQGNVKESDIENAKDVAEILRNNIQKGNEEAKELGFSKINGFAMFGSQKSLAFMKNEAVLVDTKKADWEELFVKYTFIKSWLVGGIVLTVLSIIMYYLAIFTNYLDYFAPEPRLYAPTIILLIGIFMLALSKSKYSYRLE, from the coding sequence ATGAAGATAAAAGGCTATCTAGGTCACGTAAAAGTGGATAACCAAGGAAACGTTAAAGAATCAGATATAGAAAATGCAAAGGATGTTGCAGAAATTCTTAGAAATAATATACAAAAGGGAAACGAAGAAGCAAAGGAGCTAGGATTTTCAAAGATTAATGGATTTGCAATGTTTGGATCACAAAAGAGTCTAGCCTTTATGAAGAACGAAGCTGTATTGGTAGATACCAAAAAAGCTGATTGGGAAGAGTTGTTTGTTAAGTATACATTCATTAAATCTTGGTTAGTTGGAGGCATTGTTCTGACAGTCCTTTCCATTATTATGTATTATTTGGCAATATTTACTAATTACCTAGACTATTTTGCCCCAGAACCACGTCTTTATGCTCCAACAATCATATTGCTTATAGGAATCTTTATGTTGGCACTATCAAAGAGCAAATATAGCTATCGGTTAGAATAA
- a CDS encoding xanthine dehydrogenase family protein molybdopterin-binding subunit, with product MSTHYIEGLRAVNGSGEYISDIPNPPGTMYMAIYRSYLPHGIIKKVDVSEVFNHGGIAFTNTDLLRIIKNPFPLALNSPINYYPVANKKVRFVGEPLAIVLSRDYYKAIDLLEYVNADLEPIIPVINIQDALEKKALIHEELGSNIAMSRKMTFGDVEETFSNNIIIRNDFKIARHSSAPLETYGILAYKSDLLNIIANFQGPMLQVHFISRALGIPENQIRLLTPRDIGGSFGIKYSLYPYMTIAAAASILSGHPIRWIESRTENFISSSASGDREGYVELASDRTGKIKGIKYKFYEDVGAYPRPPEPGALFRVQGNLNGAYDIRNIQAEYVVVLTNKSPTGLNRGYGAPQFYFALETAVDKLADELKMDPLEIRKRNLIKVFDKKIGNDYFYETSTGGLYPKQDYERVINTLEEEYRKFKKEPYVGIGISVFVEPSGTNLGYVDLSVEGSKRRHTHSASGDYVIMSVNYDGTISVFVNGTNEGLGHETVIAETVAREFCIDPEKIKVEVRIDTSIPWTLSSGSYSSRFAPIVMSAVIKASEELKNRLKDIAKKYLEAKDVSFSEGKFSDIQNPSKVVDLKTLASAFHWDPYSAQGNLSVVMYYSSPFLRPPDNDRINSSLAYGIQAQMAIVKIDPLTYDVKIEKFIIIHDVGKILKKELLEGQVLGSLFHGIDMALYEKIAYDDNGNPIVTTFDSYETPTFSEALGIDVEIKHFETITDYLPSKAFGAGEGPIMGVPSTILNAISNAIGKRITQIPISPEKIMKIIKGD from the coding sequence ATGTCTACCCATTACATTGAAGGATTGAGGGCAGTAAATGGATCTGGGGAATATATTTCCGATATTCCTAATCCTCCTGGGACAATGTACATGGCAATTTATAGAAGTTATTTGCCTCATGGTATTATTAAAAAAGTTGACGTAAGCGAAGTCTTTAATCATGGGGGAATAGCTTTCACTAATACTGATCTTTTAAGAATAATAAAGAATCCTTTCCCATTAGCCCTAAATTCTCCTATAAATTATTATCCTGTAGCGAATAAGAAAGTTAGATTTGTAGGAGAACCTCTAGCTATAGTTCTTTCAAGAGATTATTATAAGGCCATTGATTTACTTGAATATGTTAATGCAGATTTGGAGCCAATTATCCCTGTGATCAATATACAAGACGCTTTAGAAAAGAAGGCATTAATTCATGAGGAGCTAGGGAGTAATATTGCAATGTCAAGAAAAATGACTTTTGGAGATGTGGAAGAGACATTTTCAAATAATATTATAATAAGAAATGATTTCAAAATAGCACGCCATTCTTCAGCACCATTGGAAACTTATGGAATTCTAGCTTACAAATCTGATTTACTTAATATTATTGCAAATTTTCAAGGCCCAATGTTACAAGTCCATTTTATTAGCAGAGCATTAGGGATTCCAGAGAATCAAATTAGGCTTCTTACTCCTAGAGATATAGGAGGTAGCTTTGGTATAAAATATTCATTATATCCATATATGACGATAGCAGCTGCTGCATCAATACTTTCTGGACATCCAATAAGATGGATCGAGAGTAGAACTGAGAATTTTATCTCTAGTTCCGCAAGTGGAGATAGAGAAGGTTATGTAGAATTAGCTAGCGATAGAACTGGTAAAATTAAAGGTATAAAATACAAATTTTATGAGGACGTAGGTGCTTATCCTAGACCTCCAGAGCCTGGAGCATTATTTAGAGTTCAAGGTAATCTGAATGGCGCATATGACATAAGAAATATTCAAGCAGAATATGTTGTCGTTTTAACAAATAAATCACCTACTGGACTAAATAGAGGATATGGAGCTCCGCAGTTCTATTTCGCATTGGAAACTGCAGTAGATAAGTTAGCTGACGAGTTAAAGATGGATCCTTTAGAAATAAGGAAAAGAAATTTGATTAAAGTATTTGATAAAAAAATTGGTAATGATTATTTTTACGAAACTTCAACTGGCGGTCTTTATCCAAAGCAGGATTATGAGAGAGTCATTAACACTCTTGAAGAAGAATATAGAAAATTTAAAAAAGAGCCCTATGTTGGTATAGGTATATCTGTATTTGTTGAACCTAGTGGCACAAATTTAGGTTATGTCGATCTTTCTGTAGAAGGATCAAAGCGAAGGCATACTCATTCAGCTTCAGGCGATTACGTAATAATGAGTGTTAACTATGACGGTACAATTAGCGTATTTGTAAACGGTACAAATGAGGGCCTAGGACATGAGACAGTTATAGCTGAGACGGTAGCCAGAGAATTTTGTATAGACCCTGAGAAAATAAAGGTTGAAGTTAGAATAGACACTTCTATTCCATGGACACTGTCTAGTGGAAGTTATTCAAGTAGATTTGCTCCAATAGTTATGAGTGCAGTAATTAAAGCATCTGAAGAACTAAAGAATAGACTTAAGGATATTGCTAAAAAATACCTTGAAGCCAAAGATGTAAGTTTTTCTGAAGGCAAATTTTCTGATATTCAAAATCCTAGTAAAGTAGTAGACCTTAAAACATTAGCTTCCGCATTTCATTGGGATCCTTATTCTGCTCAAGGAAATCTATCAGTTGTAATGTATTATAGCTCTCCGTTTTTGAGACCTCCAGATAACGACAGGATAAACTCCTCTTTAGCTTATGGTATTCAAGCTCAGATGGCAATTGTAAAGATAGATCCTTTAACTTATGACGTCAAAATTGAGAAATTCATAATAATTCATGATGTAGGTAAGATTTTAAAAAAAGAACTTCTTGAAGGCCAAGTTTTAGGCAGTCTCTTTCACGGAATTGATATGGCTTTGTACGAAAAAATTGCTTATGATGATAACGGAAATCCAATTGTGACTACTTTTGATTCATATGAGACTCCTACTTTTTCAGAAGCCCTTGGAATTGATGTTGAAATTAAACATTTTGAAACAATAACCGATTATTTACCGTCAAAAGCTTTTGGGGCCGGAGAAGGTCCTATAATGGGAGTTCCATCTACAATACTTAATGCTATTTCCAATGCTATAGGCAAGAGAATAACTCAAATTCCCATATCCCCTGAAAAAATCATGAAAATTATAAAAGGTGATTAA
- a CDS encoding CBS domain-containing protein, which translates to MIIKCNDNYVPNVIIDVDRCVGCYMCQRACALAKCIQINNFTNIAEVIDPNDCTGCMACERSCPYNCISVINYMDPLLRAKIVISRVKRFMRSPVITVEEDHTIREGAKIMVSHNIASLIVNNSIVTESDILSSDDLNKELKYIAKEAICIDGLCEIYKALETMTYYQISHLPVVSNDRIVGMISFRDILRANARSSIIKDDRYTYIQANNKIKLLNIAESVDVLDYTLTLREAIDIMMKNRMRALILKKSNKLGIFTYRDAIKMIAQDKNFDDFIEGRFDVKIFRADDELNSLIPWIIEKNNRHAIVVSNDNVLLLSVKDIVGRSIWIQRLNIK; encoded by the coding sequence ATGATAATCAAATGTAACGATAATTATGTGCCAAACGTTATAATAGACGTAGATAGATGCGTAGGCTGCTATATGTGTCAAAGAGCATGTGCATTAGCTAAATGTATACAAATTAATAATTTTACTAATATCGCTGAAGTGATAGATCCAAATGATTGCACGGGATGTATGGCATGTGAAAGATCTTGTCCTTACAACTGTATTTCTGTGATAAATTATATGGATCCGTTATTAAGGGCTAAGATAGTAATCTCTAGAGTTAAGCGATTTATGCGATCTCCAGTAATAACTGTAGAAGAAGATCATACTATAAGGGAAGGAGCAAAAATAATGGTATCTCATAATATAGCTTCCTTAATAGTAAATAATTCTATAGTGACAGAATCAGATATCCTTAGTTCAGACGACCTAAATAAGGAACTAAAGTATATAGCTAAAGAAGCTATTTGTATAGACGGTCTATGTGAAATTTATAAAGCATTAGAAACGATGACTTATTATCAAATTTCGCATTTACCTGTTGTTTCGAATGACAGAATTGTAGGTATGATTTCTTTTAGAGATATATTAAGAGCTAATGCCAGGAGTAGTATAATTAAAGATGACAGATATACATATATTCAAGCAAATAATAAAATTAAATTATTGAATATAGCTGAAAGTGTGGATGTCCTAGATTATACACTAACATTAAGGGAGGCTATTGATATTATGATGAAAAATCGAATGAGAGCCTTGATTCTTAAAAAATCTAATAAATTAGGTATATTCACTTATAGAGACGCTATAAAAATGATAGCGCAAGATAAGAACTTTGATGATTTCATAGAGGGGAGATTTGACGTAAAAATATTTAGAGCAGACGACGAATTAAATAGCCTTATACCCTGGATAATAGAGAAGAACAATAGACATGCTATAGTGGTAAGCAATGATAATGTATTGCTTCTTAGTGTGAAAGATATTGTAGGTAGATCCATTTGGATACAACGATTAAATATAAAATAA
- a CDS encoding 4Fe-4S binding protein: MEEYNTQIKNTYRIKINEKRFNFLTAILFVISGITTFISILSRNILFVESNILIFTTLGTILFINFFIDFIHKGNTNSWIYVNYKLNYAKYQENICSHKPSILEGFLSKIFKKNWIHSAIIMPSFIVFYIVMVIGIIGYQKLNSVGLSLVNFAPDISWLFWFPLLWLLTWLANGRMWCQTCPFSGQAEWIQRMHLWRKSSKKLGLNLRWPIKYSTILYSAIGFSVLTWVEEFYNIGGPGIPELTSVVLIYIALLELAIALIFQDRTFCRTLCPLSAPLAVNTMISPLGTFRAKDKEVCKSCSTKDCMKGNDKHFGCPWFASPGSVETSPFCGLASDCYRACPHDNIDWKVKRFPWIDDVIGNNRKRLDIALSVLILTGVVFFQFFNALPLYTMIDKWLSYATGWNDIARILTPGISKYGFTTYGYPMPLDYIILTSVPLIIVYIVSNIRKNDDVPSKAILTSVSYSMIPIFASSILARNLPKLLGGALLIFNEVPYLDVKSYHGIWYTFLERLGSHPSSATAEWWVLIVMEAVLIFGSWLSFRISKELSKKDGIPLSYYLVCDAIISLLFILITYWMSSPDSSIYPFYNKYLGNLIYNPLNADPPF, translated from the coding sequence GTGGAAGAGTATAATACTCAGATAAAAAATACGTATAGAATAAAAATTAATGAAAAGAGATTTAATTTTTTAACTGCAATTCTTTTTGTAATTTCTGGTATAACTACTTTTATTTCGATTTTAAGTAGAAATATATTATTTGTAGAATCTAATATTCTTATTTTTACAACATTGGGTACAATACTGTTTATTAATTTTTTTATAGATTTTATTCATAAGGGAAATACAAATTCTTGGATATATGTAAATTATAAACTAAATTATGCTAAATATCAGGAAAATATTTGTTCGCATAAGCCATCTATATTAGAGGGTTTTCTGTCTAAAATATTTAAGAAAAACTGGATACATAGTGCCATAATAATGCCTAGTTTCATCGTTTTTTATATAGTGATGGTTATAGGAATAATTGGTTATCAAAAACTCAACTCAGTTGGGCTAAGTTTAGTTAACTTTGCCCCAGATATTAGCTGGTTATTTTGGTTTCCCTTGTTATGGCTATTAACATGGTTGGCTAATGGTAGAATGTGGTGCCAGACATGTCCATTTAGCGGACAAGCTGAATGGATTCAAAGAATGCATTTATGGAGAAAGAGTTCTAAGAAATTAGGTCTAAATTTACGATGGCCTATAAAATATTCTACTATACTTTATTCTGCTATTGGATTTTCAGTTTTAACATGGGTGGAAGAGTTTTATAATATCGGTGGTCCAGGTATTCCTGAGCTGACCTCAGTGGTTTTGATTTATATAGCATTACTAGAATTAGCTATAGCATTAATTTTTCAAGATAGAACATTTTGTAGAACCTTGTGTCCATTAAGCGCGCCATTGGCAGTAAATACTATGATATCTCCATTAGGTACTTTTAGAGCTAAAGATAAAGAAGTTTGCAAATCTTGTAGTACTAAAGATTGTATGAAAGGAAACGATAAACATTTTGGATGCCCATGGTTTGCTTCCCCTGGTAGTGTAGAAACATCTCCGTTTTGTGGTTTAGCATCAGACTGTTATAGAGCATGTCCTCATGATAATATAGACTGGAAAGTTAAGAGATTCCCTTGGATTGATGATGTTATAGGTAATAATAGGAAAAGGCTAGATATAGCGTTATCTGTACTTATTTTAACTGGTGTGGTATTCTTTCAATTTTTTAATGCGCTTCCTTTATATACAATGATAGACAAATGGCTTAGTTACGCTACTGGTTGGAATGACATAGCACGAATTTTAACACCAGGTATCTCCAAGTATGGATTTACTACATACGGATATCCTATGCCACTGGATTATATAATTTTAACATCTGTTCCCCTTATTATCGTATATATTGTATCTAATATAAGGAAAAATGACGATGTTCCATCTAAGGCTATATTAACTTCAGTTTCGTATTCCATGATACCTATCTTTGCTTCAAGTATACTTGCAAGGAATTTACCAAAATTACTAGGTGGAGCTTTACTAATATTTAATGAAGTTCCTTATTTAGATGTTAAAAGTTATCATGGCATTTGGTATACTTTCCTGGAACGTTTAGGTAGTCATCCTAGTAGCGCTACAGCGGAATGGTGGGTTTTAATAGTTATGGAAGCTGTACTAATCTTCGGCTCATGGTTATCTTTTAGGATATCAAAAGAATTGTCAAAGAAAGATGGAATACCACTATCCTATTATCTAGTCTGTGATGCTATTATTTCATTACTGTTTATATTAATAACATACTGGATGAGTTCACCAGACAGTTCAATTTATCCTTTCTACAATAAGTATCTTGGGAATTTAATATATAATCCGCTCAACGCCGATCCGCCATTTTAG
- a CDS encoding AAA family ATPase — protein MSGDLHIATISGNRKIKQRYLAFLDNGLMTECKILPGDIIIIYGDKIAPFTVQENRENERGIVVSEDDLRWLGVRNGEKITFKKANYIQLNSITLAPSVQKQYDERKISLELRGKPVMKRLPIFTKEGEFVVVSLSPQAEVGIIGGETSINIAYSSVKIAQKDIPYVTLEDVGGLLEQIQTLMEIAEISLLKPEIPRLFGLRAPKGVLLYGPPGTGKTLLAKALANSVMANFFYISGPEIASKYYGESEKKLREIFEQATKDSPSIVFIDEIDAIAPSRDSAASEADRRIVAQLLTLMDGVTSRSGILIIGATNRPNAIDPALRRPGRFDREIEIPVPGKKERLEILKIHTRRLKLSSDVDLEKIAEITHGFVGADLEALVREAALDALKRTSNYEDILVTMSDFTDAMKRIQPSALREFRIEIPNTTWEDVIGLDDVKLELKEVVEWPLKKPELYEYMKAEIPSGILLYGPPGTGKTLLARAVAHESGANFIAVNGPELLNMWVGESERAVREVFKKARQASPTIVFFDEIDSLAVARGTDPNRVTERIVSQLLTEMDGISKRNERVTVISATNRPDILDPALLRPGRLEKLIYVPPPDLNGRKALFLHLISKHIHDDKIDYDYLAKATNFYTPADINGIVNRAVLLAIRRGMITAEKPKLTQEDLENAIKSIRPTLTQSMLTYYQSFREKMRQSGYA, from the coding sequence ATGAGTGGAGATTTACATATAGCTACGATCTCTGGAAATAGAAAGATAAAACAGAGATATTTAGCGTTTCTAGATAACGGATTGATGACAGAATGTAAGATATTGCCTGGTGATATAATAATAATTTATGGTGATAAAATTGCTCCTTTTACTGTTCAAGAAAATAGGGAGAACGAACGGGGAATAGTAGTTTCAGAAGATGATTTAAGATGGTTAGGAGTTAGAAATGGAGAAAAAATTACTTTTAAAAAAGCAAATTATATTCAATTAAATTCAATCACTTTAGCTCCATCAGTTCAAAAGCAATATGATGAAAGAAAAATTAGCCTTGAGCTGAGGGGAAAACCGGTGATGAAGCGTTTACCTATTTTTACTAAGGAAGGTGAATTCGTCGTTGTATCATTGTCTCCACAAGCAGAAGTAGGAATTATAGGAGGCGAGACTTCAATTAATATAGCTTATTCTAGTGTTAAGATAGCTCAAAAGGATATACCATATGTGACTTTAGAGGACGTTGGAGGACTATTAGAGCAAATACAGACATTAATGGAAATAGCAGAGATTTCTTTATTAAAACCTGAAATTCCAAGACTCTTCGGGCTTAGAGCTCCTAAGGGTGTTCTTCTTTATGGTCCTCCAGGAACTGGTAAAACATTGCTGGCTAAAGCGTTAGCTAATTCGGTGATGGCTAATTTCTTTTACATAAGTGGACCAGAAATTGCTTCAAAGTATTATGGTGAAAGCGAAAAAAAATTAAGGGAAATTTTTGAACAGGCTACCAAAGATTCGCCGTCTATAGTTTTTATAGACGAAATAGACGCAATAGCTCCGAGTAGAGATTCCGCAGCGTCAGAAGCTGATAGAAGGATAGTAGCGCAATTGCTAACATTAATGGATGGAGTGACGTCAAGGAGCGGAATTTTAATAATAGGTGCTACAAATAGGCCCAACGCAATTGATCCAGCTTTAAGACGTCCAGGTAGATTTGATAGAGAGATAGAGATTCCAGTACCTGGCAAAAAGGAAAGATTAGAAATTCTCAAAATTCATACCAGAAGATTAAAATTATCTAGTGACGTTGATCTGGAAAAAATAGCGGAAATAACTCATGGATTCGTTGGAGCAGATTTAGAGGCTTTAGTAAGAGAAGCAGCTTTAGACGCATTAAAAAGAACATCAAATTATGAAGATATCTTAGTTACCATGTCAGATTTTACTGACGCTATGAAGAGAATTCAGCCTTCGGCGTTAAGGGAATTTAGAATTGAAATACCTAACACCACGTGGGAAGACGTTATAGGATTAGATGATGTAAAGTTAGAACTTAAAGAAGTAGTAGAATGGCCATTAAAGAAACCAGAATTATATGAATATATGAAGGCTGAGATACCTAGTGGTATTCTTCTTTATGGTCCTCCTGGAACCGGTAAAACACTCTTAGCAAGAGCGGTAGCTCATGAGAGTGGTGCTAATTTTATAGCAGTTAATGGACCAGAACTTTTAAACATGTGGGTTGGAGAGAGTGAGAGAGCCGTAAGAGAGGTATTTAAGAAGGCGAGACAAGCTTCTCCTACAATTGTCTTTTTTGATGAAATAGATTCACTTGCAGTAGCTAGAGGGACAGATCCTAATAGAGTTACGGAAAGGATTGTAAGTCAACTTCTTACGGAAATGGACGGTATAAGTAAAAGAAATGAGAGAGTTACAGTAATTTCTGCTACCAATAGACCAGATATTTTAGATCCAGCGCTTCTTAGGCCTGGTAGATTAGAGAAATTGATTTATGTACCTCCTCCTGATTTAAACGGTAGGAAAGCTTTGTTTTTGCATCTTATTTCTAAACATATACATGACGATAAAATTGACTATGATTATTTAGCTAAGGCAACAAATTTCTATACGCCTGCAGATATAAATGGTATAGTTAATAGAGCAGTACTTTTAGCTATTAGAAGAGGTATGATTACAGCTGAAAAACCTAAATTAACTCAAGAAGATCTTGAGAACGCAATTAAATCAATAAGACCTACATTGACTCAGTCAATGCTAACATATTACCAGAGTTTTAGAGAGAAAATGAGGCAAAGTGGATATGCTTGA